One Calditrichia bacterium DNA window includes the following coding sequences:
- a CDS encoding NmrA/HSCARG family protein, translated as MAFKKIIAVMGATGAQGGGLVQAIMNDKSGEFAARAITRDVNSDKAKALAKQGVEVVAADADNPESLKKAFAGAYGAYCVTFFWEHFSPEKELAHAKAMAEAAKSAGVKHVVWSTLEDTRNWVPLSDDRMPTLMEKYKVPHFDAKGEANAIFSKLVPVTLLNTSFYWDNFIYFGMGPKAGEDGKLAITFPMGDKKLPGIAAEDIGKCAFGIFKAGDTYIGKTVGIAGEHLTGDEMAAAFAKAIGKPVQYNAIDPAVYRSFGFPGADDLGNMFQFKRDFNTDFCDARKLDESRALNPALQDFESWLANNKSRIPIE; from the coding sequence ATGGCTTTTAAAAAAATAATTGCGGTTATGGGCGCTACCGGTGCACAGGGTGGCGGTCTGGTTCAGGCAATTATGAACGATAAAAGCGGTGAGTTTGCCGCACGTGCAATTACCCGGGATGTAAATTCAGACAAAGCCAAAGCATTGGCAAAACAGGGTGTCGAAGTTGTTGCTGCGGATGCAGATAATCCGGAAAGTCTGAAAAAAGCGTTCGCAGGTGCATACGGCGCTTATTGCGTCACGTTTTTTTGGGAGCATTTTTCGCCGGAAAAAGAATTGGCACATGCCAAAGCGATGGCGGAAGCCGCAAAATCTGCCGGTGTGAAACATGTGGTTTGGTCCACGCTCGAAGATACCCGAAACTGGGTGCCGCTCAGTGATGACCGCATGCCCACGCTGATGGAAAAATACAAAGTGCCACACTTCGACGCAAAAGGCGAAGCCAACGCGATATTCAGCAAATTGGTGCCGGTAACGCTGTTGAATACCTCGTTTTATTGGGATAATTTTATCTATTTCGGGATGGGTCCGAAAGCCGGTGAAGATGGCAAATTGGCAATTACTTTCCCGATGGGTGACAAAAAATTACCGGGCATCGCGGCGGAAGATATCGGCAAATGTGCGTTCGGCATTTTCAAGGCTGGCGATACATATATCGGTAAAACCGTGGGCATTGCCGGCGAACATCTGACCGGTGACGAAATGGCCGCCGCATTTGCCAAAGCGATCGGCAAACCCGTGCAATACAATGCGATAGATCCGGCTGTGTACCGCAGTTTCGGCTTCCCGGGCGCGGATGATCTCGGGAATATGTTCCAGTTCAAACGCGATTTTAACACAGATTTTTGCGACGCCCGCAAACTGGATGAATCCCGTGCGCTAAATCCGGCGCTGCAAGATTTTGAATCGTGGCTGGCGAATAATAAAAGTCGTATTCCGATAGAGTAG
- a CDS encoding PDZ domain-containing protein: MKIISKIALVCLLATVFSQMFAQNWSQKREVEMKIEGEPFNLAELGAVIVSDGETIKFLHVSDAAQRPAAYRDIDAKSDDEVLMMNGKRIRDTATLKKMYDELAIGDAVKIGVRRGEQMFILDFPKIDPKDAPKMMMRMVVDDGSGNTDEMTFGAEDIFPAMELQMLFTMEDGKLIARPTHEFKPGKSTVWTSPKAT; this comes from the coding sequence ATGAAAATAATCAGCAAAATTGCCCTGGTTTGCCTGCTGGCAACCGTGTTTTCACAGATGTTCGCACAAAACTGGAGCCAAAAACGCGAGGTCGAAATGAAGATCGAGGGCGAGCCCTTCAACCTTGCGGAACTCGGTGCGGTGATCGTTTCCGACGGCGAAACGATCAAATTTCTGCATGTTTCCGACGCGGCGCAGCGACCGGCTGCTTATCGCGATATCGACGCAAAATCCGATGACGAAGTGCTGATGATGAACGGCAAACGCATCCGCGATACTGCCACGCTCAAAAAAATGTATGATGAACTGGCGATCGGCGATGCCGTGAAAATCGGTGTGCGGCGCGGCGAACAGATGTTCATTCTCGATTTCCCGAAAATCGATCCGAAAGATGCCCCAAAAATGATGATGCGCATGGTCGTCGATGACGGCAGCGGCAACACTGATGAAATGACTTTCGGCGCGGAAGACATTTTCCCGGCGATGGAGTTGCAAATGTTGTTTACGATGGAAGACGGCAAGTTGATCGCGCGCCCCACTCACGAATTTAAACCCGGAAAATCAACGGTTTGGACATCGCCGAAGGCGACGTAA
- a CDS encoding NTP transferase domain-containing protein produces the protein MHNTLIILAAGLSSRMKRSAAEGALSESDVKQASQRSKALISVGKNNRPLLDYLLYNARSAGYREIIIVKRPDDTLMQEFYGEKMTGNDFHGLQISFADQHIPPDREKPFGTADAIFQAMTQLPHLQQTPFTVCNSDNLYSVTAFRLLRETSSPNAMICYDQSGLDFSPEKISGFALCRLNAGNHLIDIVEKPSVETLNEFAGKYGFIPVSMNIFKLDGKTMFPYFENCPVHPVRNEKELPTAIMNMISEIPNALLGIYLSEHVPDLTAKADIAAVREFLATHYPNDLWESKYGAE, from the coding sequence ATGCACAACACATTAATCATCCTCGCGGCAGGGCTTTCCTCGCGAATGAAACGGTCGGCAGCCGAAGGTGCGCTTTCCGAGTCGGATGTAAAACAGGCCAGCCAGCGCAGTAAAGCGCTCATTTCCGTTGGGAAAAACAACCGTCCGTTGCTCGATTATTTGCTGTATAACGCGCGATCTGCCGGATACCGGGAAATCATCATCGTAAAGCGCCCGGACGATACGCTGATGCAGGAATTCTACGGCGAGAAGATGACCGGCAACGATTTCCACGGGTTGCAGATTTCTTTTGCAGATCAACATATTCCGCCGGATCGCGAAAAACCGTTCGGCACCGCCGATGCCATTTTTCAGGCGATGACCCAATTACCGCATCTGCAGCAAACGCCGTTCACCGTTTGCAACAGCGATAACCTCTATTCCGTCACCGCGTTCCGGCTGCTGCGGGAAACATCCAGCCCCAACGCGATGATCTGTTACGACCAGAGCGGGCTCGATTTTTCACCGGAAAAAATCAGCGGTTTTGCGCTGTGCCGGTTGAACGCAGGCAATCACCTTATCGATATCGTCGAAAAACCGTCAGTGGAAACGCTCAACGAATTCGCCGGAAAATACGGTTTCATCCCGGTCAGCATGAATATTTTCAAGCTCGACGGAAAAACCATGTTTCCCTATTTCGAGAATTGTCCTGTTCACCCCGTTCGCAACGAAAAAGAATTACCGACGGCAATAATGAACATGATTTCAGAAATACCGAATGCCTTGCTGGGCATTTACCTATCGGAACACGTGCCGGATCTCACCGCAAAAGCGGATATCGCCGCTGTGCGGGAATTCCTCGCAACACATTATCCTAACGATTTATGGGAATCCAAATATGGTGCTGAATAA
- a CDS encoding Na+:solute symporter, giving the protein MVLNNLDWTIILLFFVVSLTIGVIAARKAGKNTAEFFLSGRSMPWWLLGVSMVATTFSCDTPNLVTDIVRQNGVSGNWAWWAFLLTGMLTVFIYARMWQRSKVLTDLEFYELRYSGNMAAFLRGFRAIYLGVLFNIMVMATVSLAMIKIGAVMLQWSAVKTLLIVSTITVIYSAIGGLRGILLTDFFQFILAMVGSVGGAYILLQLPQVGGLSNLLSHPNVISRIDLFPDFSNTDALWTLLIMPLAVQWWSVWYPGAEPGGGGYIAQRMLSAKSEKDAIGATLFFNAAHYALRPWPWIIVGLASLVVFPDIASLRTAFPGVDPAIIQHDFAYPAMLSFLPSGFLGLVVAGLIAAYMSTISTHLNWGSSYVVNDFYRRFVKTDAGETHYVSVGRITNVLLMVVTCIFALLLSNALQAFNILLQIGAGTGLIFILRWFWWRINAYSEITAMVVSFAVALYFNFVHSYTGLPELSASMQMLSGVAITTVAWVIVTFLTKPADMKTLAKFHKLVQPGGPGWEVVREASRNLNLPEAQELQSGWRVPQGILGMVMGCLGVYSLLFATGYWIYGNTTPAIAMTVLAITMMVGLLKLWPKLSSE; this is encoded by the coding sequence ATGGTGCTGAATAATCTCGACTGGACAATTATTTTACTCTTTTTTGTGGTATCGCTGACGATCGGCGTGATCGCGGCGCGCAAAGCCGGCAAAAATACGGCGGAATTTTTTCTCTCCGGCAGAAGCATGCCGTGGTGGCTGCTCGGTGTTTCGATGGTGGCAACCACATTTTCCTGCGATACGCCCAATCTGGTAACGGATATCGTGCGCCAAAACGGCGTTTCCGGCAACTGGGCGTGGTGGGCGTTTTTGCTCACGGGCATGCTGACCGTTTTCATTTACGCGCGGATGTGGCAACGCTCCAAAGTGCTCACCGATCTGGAATTTTACGAACTGCGCTACAGTGGAAATATGGCTGCGTTCCTTCGCGGATTCCGGGCGATTTATCTCGGCGTGCTCTTCAATATTATGGTGATGGCTACGGTTTCGCTGGCGATGATCAAAATCGGTGCGGTGATGCTGCAATGGTCAGCGGTAAAAACGCTGCTGATTGTTTCAACGATTACCGTGATTTACAGCGCCATCGGTGGCTTGCGCGGCATTTTGCTCACCGATTTCTTCCAATTTATTTTAGCGATGGTCGGCTCTGTCGGCGGGGCGTATATTTTGCTGCAACTGCCGCAGGTGGGCGGTTTGTCGAATCTGCTCAGCCATCCGAATGTCATTTCGCGCATCGATTTATTCCCGGATTTTTCGAATACCGATGCCCTGTGGACGCTGCTGATTATGCCGCTGGCGGTGCAGTGGTGGAGCGTTTGGTATCCCGGTGCGGAACCGGGCGGCGGCGGTTACATCGCCCAGCGGATGCTCTCCGCCAAATCCGAAAAAGATGCCATCGGCGCGACACTCTTTTTCAACGCGGCACACTATGCGCTGCGCCCGTGGCCGTGGATTATCGTCGGGCTGGCGTCGCTGGTGGTTTTCCCGGATATCGCATCGTTACGCACGGCGTTTCCGGGTGTTGATCCGGCGATAATCCAGCACGATTTCGCTTATCCGGCGATGCTCTCTTTTCTGCCCAGCGGATTTTTGGGGCTGGTTGTCGCCGGACTGATTGCGGCGTACATGTCCACCATTTCCACCCATCTCAACTGGGGTTCATCATACGTCGTCAACGATTTTTACCGGCGATTTGTAAAAACCGATGCCGGCGAAACCCATTACGTTTCGGTCGGGCGCATCACAAACGTTCTGCTGATGGTGGTCACCTGCATTTTTGCGCTGCTGCTCAGCAACGCGTTGCAGGCGTTCAACATTCTGTTGCAGATCGGCGCAGGCACCGGATTGATTTTCATTCTGCGCTGGTTTTGGTGGCGAATTAACGCGTATAGCGAAATCACTGCGATGGTCGTATCTTTCGCAGTTGCGTTGTATTTCAATTTTGTGCATTCGTACACAGGATTGCCGGAACTGTCCGCATCGATGCAAATGCTCAGCGGCGTGGCAATCACAACGGTTGCATGGGTAATCGTCACTTTTTTAACCAAACCGGCGGATATGAAAACGCTGGCAAAATTCCACAAACTGGTGCAGCCGGGCGGTCCGGGCTGGGAAGTGGTTCGCGAAGCATCCCGCAATTTGAATCTGCCGGAAGCACAGGAATTACAATCCGGCTGGCGGGTGCCGCAGGGTATTTTGGGAATGGTTATGGGCTGCCTCGGTGTGTATAGCTTGCTGTTCGCCACCGGTTACTGGATTTACGGCAACACAACGCCAGCAATCGCGATGACCGTTTTGGCGATTACAATGATGGTCGGTTTGCTGAAACTGTGGCCAAAACTGAGCAGCGAATAG
- a CDS encoding B12-binding domain-containing radical SAM protein — translation MKVKMILPALTEAKSPYWRPIKYSLFPPLGLATLAAYLSDDDEIDLRDEHVEELNFNDEPDLVIIQVYITNAFRAYKIADHYRKKGAFVALGGLHVTSLPEEAAQHADAIFLGPGEATFPQFLRDFRNGNPQPSYFSALRTIEEIPPIRRDLIKRNRYLVPNSIVVTRGCPHHCDFCYKDAFFEGGKSFYVQQVDAALAEIERLPGRHLYFLDDHLFGNRRFASALFDGMSGMNRVFQGAATVDSILRGNLVEKAAAAGLRSLFVGFETLSPENLRASNKKQNLGRDYRKAIQRLHDLGIMINGSFVFGLDDDDADVFKHTVEWGVQNGLTTATYHILTPYPGTRLYQQMESAGRIVTRNWDLYDTRSVVYKPVKLSPEVLKNGYDWSYREFYSWANIFRAGVSHDNFKHTVKHLAYTSGWKKFEPVWNFIIKTRHLNATLPLLEAVLSKIKPNRPTETVAENELVQCPE, via the coding sequence GTGAAAGTAAAAATGATTCTCCCGGCGCTGACAGAAGCAAAAAGCCCGTATTGGCGACCCATCAAATATTCACTGTTCCCGCCGTTGGGGCTGGCCACACTTGCTGCATATCTATCGGATGACGATGAGATTGATCTGCGGGATGAGCATGTTGAGGAATTAAATTTCAACGATGAACCGGATCTCGTAATCATCCAGGTATACATTACCAACGCGTTCCGGGCATACAAAATTGCCGATCATTACCGGAAAAAAGGTGCGTTTGTTGCGCTGGGCGGGCTGCATGTCACATCGCTGCCGGAGGAAGCTGCCCAGCACGCCGACGCCATTTTTCTCGGTCCTGGCGAAGCAACATTTCCGCAATTTTTGCGCGATTTTCGCAATGGCAATCCGCAGCCCAGCTATTTTTCAGCGCTTCGCACCATCGAAGAAATTCCGCCGATCCGGCGCGACTTGATCAAACGTAATCGCTACCTCGTTCCCAATTCAATTGTAGTGACGCGCGGCTGCCCGCATCACTGCGATTTCTGTTACAAAGATGCTTTTTTTGAAGGCGGAAAATCATTTTACGTTCAGCAGGTGGATGCGGCTTTGGCGGAAATTGAGCGGCTGCCCGGGCGGCATTTGTATTTTCTGGATGATCATTTGTTTGGTAATCGCCGTTTTGCGTCTGCCCTGTTTGATGGCATGTCCGGGATGAATCGTGTGTTTCAGGGTGCCGCAACGGTTGATTCTATTTTGCGGGGAAATCTGGTGGAAAAAGCCGCCGCAGCCGGGCTGCGCAGCTTGTTTGTGGGGTTCGAAACGCTCAGTCCGGAAAATCTGCGAGCCAGTAACAAAAAACAAAACCTCGGGCGCGATTATCGAAAAGCTATTCAACGACTGCACGATCTGGGTATCATGATCAACGGCAGCTTCGTTTTCGGGCTGGACGATGACGACGCCGATGTGTTCAAACATACCGTTGAATGGGGCGTGCAAAATGGATTGACCACCGCCACATATCACATTTTGACGCCGTATCCCGGAACGCGGTTGTATCAGCAAATGGAAAGTGCTGGCAGAATTGTGACACGCAACTGGGATTTGTACGATACCCGCAGCGTGGTTTACAAGCCGGTAAAATTATCGCCGGAGGTGCTGAAAAACGGTTACGACTGGTCGTATCGCGAATTTTACAGTTGGGCAAATATTTTCCGCGCAGGCGTTTCGCACGACAATTTTAAACATACAGTAAAACATCTTGCATACACCAGCGGCTGGAAAAAATTTGAGCCGGTCTGGAATTTTATCATCAAAACCCGTCATCTCAATGCCACACTGCCATTGCTGGAAGCGGTGCTTTCGAAGATAAAACCGAATCGCCCGACGGAAACGGTAGCGGAAAATGAATTGGTGCAATGTCCGGAATAA
- a CDS encoding BlaI/MecI/CopY family transcriptional regulator, protein MAKKDITLSEQQMEIMRVLWRGGEATVQDVREALSKDKPLATTTVATMLSRLEKRGIIDHKTDERQYVYFPLVSENEVRRSMVKDLVSNVFRGDFAALMSHLVKESEIDPDDLESLKQMIDEQEKKEDQQ, encoded by the coding sequence ATGGCGAAAAAAGATATCACACTCAGCGAACAGCAAATGGAAATCATGCGGGTGCTCTGGCGCGGCGGTGAAGCCACGGTGCAAGACGTCCGCGAGGCGCTCTCAAAAGATAAACCGCTGGCAACCACCACGGTCGCAACCATGCTCTCGCGGCTGGAAAAACGCGGCATCATCGATCACAAAACCGATGAGCGCCAATACGTGTATTTCCCGCTCGTCAGCGAAAACGAGGTGCGTCGCTCGATGGTGAAAGACCTGGTGAGCAACGTGTTTCGCGGTGATTTTGCCGCGCTGATGAGCCATCTCGTGAAAGAATCGGAAATTGACCCGGACGATCTCGAATCGCTCAAACAAATGATCGACGAACAGGAAAAAAAGGAGGATCAGCAATGA
- a CDS encoding ABC transporter ATP-binding protein, giving the protein MLAAVNLTKRYEDGVLALDRLNLSVNSGQIYAMLGGNGAGKTTAINLFLNFIDPTEGEALVDGIVTHREPLAAKAKIAFVSENVMLYPNFTALQNLAFFAKLGGKTNVSDADYRKVLLRVGLQESAHRKKLRDFSKGMRQKCGIAIAILKDAPAILLDEPTSGLDPKAGLEFIKLLEELRDEGKAILMSTHDIFRAKQVADIIGIMNQGVLMAEKQRSEIAGEDLEQLYVSHMAGYMEVES; this is encoded by the coding sequence ATGCTGGCGGCGGTGAATCTGACCAAACGATACGAGGACGGCGTGCTGGCGCTCGACCGGCTGAATTTGTCGGTGAACAGCGGGCAAATTTACGCGATGCTCGGCGGGAACGGCGCGGGCAAAACCACAGCAATCAACCTGTTTCTCAATTTTATCGATCCAACCGAAGGCGAGGCGCTGGTGGATGGCATTGTGACGCATCGCGAGCCGCTGGCTGCGAAAGCGAAAATCGCGTTTGTGTCCGAAAATGTGATGCTCTATCCCAATTTTACGGCGCTGCAGAATCTGGCATTTTTCGCAAAACTCGGCGGCAAAACCAACGTTTCGGATGCGGATTACCGCAAAGTGCTGCTGCGGGTGGGATTGCAGGAATCGGCGCATCGCAAAAAACTGCGTGATTTTTCCAAAGGCATGCGCCAGAAATGTGGCATCGCCATCGCTATTTTGAAGGATGCTCCGGCAATTTTACTCGACGAACCCACCTCAGGACTCGATCCCAAAGCGGGGCTGGAATTCATCAAATTGCTGGAAGAGCTGCGCGACGAGGGCAAAGCCATCCTCATGTCCACCCACGATATTTTCCGCGCCAAACAGGTCGCGGATATCATCGGCATTATGAATCAGGGTGTGCTGATGGCGGAAAAGCAGCGTTCAGAAATCGCCGGCGAGGATTTGGAGCAATTGTATGTCTCGCACATGGCGGGGTATATGGAAGTGGAAAGTTGA
- a CDS encoding PDZ domain-containing protein: MDIAEGDVITAINGKTIKSLDDFREAYAAIAVGETVKLSADRNGKTVTSNFKKPEPVAGGGRMMIKRESN, encoded by the coding sequence TTGGACATCGCCGAAGGCGACGTAATTACGGCGATCAATGGCAAAACGATTAAATCGCTGGATGATTTCCGCGAGGCGTACGCCGCCATCGCCGTTGGCGAAACGGTCAAATTGAGCGCTGATCGCAACGGCAAAACGGTCACATCCAATTTCAAAAAACCGGAACCGGTTGCCGGCGGCGGCAGGATGATGATCAAACGGGAAAGCAATTGA
- a CDS encoding M56 family metallopeptidase, with protein MIQLSPFLDQLHTIIPALATWLLTYLVHSSILLAIVWGISRWLTAHQQQLRDMLWKIALVGGIITASVQIFGNIDPAGGSYSLSSQDDALAKLRSRLPKNEHIDKLAQQCTSEIGAESPKMLMLSAEVEKTFTVEVNAEAVETAFSDALQDSLKKQLSIRWAAKTDSGAFGNSDIDSVMASFGNLSLPLSQRVFEIDASKNNIQEMTLYEFGWMHWLTVAWLLGAGFFAMRFYFSRKAMRELLDDRRAIVDGEARKLLTEICRNAGFRRHIRLSASPFLDSPIAISQNEICLPERALVELSAEQQRTMLAHETGHLLRLDPLWLHICAVLDILFFFQPGNRLARRELQDAAEYLCDDWAIRSTGQSVQLAKCLTAVAGWIHAKPQFAYVAGMAAGKSALARRVQRILQHNQRDGHSGKFGAALAAVMLLSAISWAAPKISPEIFKAQVFIVQSNDFPDKNVEIQSVIVQDDVFTTQKGNSLQMNVTRQLKTIE; from the coding sequence ATGATTCAACTCTCCCCGTTTCTCGATCAGCTTCACACGATTATTCCCGCGCTGGCAACCTGGCTGCTCACCTATCTGGTGCACAGCAGCATTTTGCTGGCAATCGTTTGGGGCATTTCCCGATGGCTGACCGCTCACCAGCAACAATTGCGCGATATGCTCTGGAAAATTGCGCTGGTTGGCGGAATCATCACGGCATCGGTGCAAATTTTCGGGAATATCGATCCGGCCGGCGGCAGCTATTCGCTGTCGTCACAGGATGATGCGCTCGCAAAACTCCGATCGCGATTGCCGAAAAACGAGCACATCGACAAACTGGCGCAGCAGTGCACATCTGAAATCGGTGCTGAATCGCCAAAAATGCTCATGCTTTCCGCAGAAGTTGAAAAAACATTCACTGTTGAAGTGAACGCCGAAGCCGTTGAAACAGCATTCAGCGATGCGCTGCAGGACAGCCTGAAAAAGCAGTTGAGCATCCGCTGGGCTGCGAAAACCGATTCCGGCGCATTCGGTAACAGCGATATCGATTCGGTGATGGCATCGTTCGGCAACCTCAGTTTACCGTTGTCACAGCGCGTTTTTGAAATTGACGCCAGCAAAAATAATATTCAGGAAATGACGTTGTACGAATTCGGCTGGATGCACTGGCTGACAGTCGCGTGGCTGCTCGGCGCCGGATTTTTCGCGATGCGTTTTTATTTTTCCCGCAAAGCGATGCGCGAATTGCTCGATGATCGCCGGGCGATTGTCGATGGCGAAGCGCGCAAATTGCTCACGGAAATTTGCCGCAACGCCGGATTTCGGCGCCATATCCGCCTGTCCGCATCGCCGTTTCTGGACAGCCCGATTGCCATTTCCCAAAACGAAATTTGTCTGCCGGAACGCGCTCTTGTCGAGCTTTCCGCCGAACAGCAGCGAACGATGCTGGCGCACGAAACCGGTCATCTGCTGCGGCTCGATCCGCTCTGGCTGCACATTTGCGCGGTGCTGGATATCCTCTTTTTCTTCCAGCCCGGCAACCGTTTGGCGCGCCGCGAATTGCAGGACGCCGCCGAATATCTTTGCGATGACTGGGCGATTCGCAGTACCGGACAATCCGTTCAGCTCGCGAAATGCCTCACCGCCGTTGCCGGATGGATTCACGCGAAGCCGCAATTTGCCTATGTTGCGGGAATGGCAGCCGGAAAATCGGCGCTGGCGCGACGCGTGCAACGCATTTTGCAGCACAATCAGCGCGATGGACATTCCGGTAAATTCGGCGCCGCACTCGCCGCTGTGATGCTGCTTTCCGCGATCAGTTGGGCAGCACCGAAAATTTCACCGGAAATTTTTAAAGCGCAGGTGTTCATCGTGCAATCCAACGATTTCCCGGACAAAAATGTGGAAATCCAAAGCGTGATCGTTCAGGATGATGTGTTCACTACACAAAAGGGGAATTCGCTGCAAATGAACGTAACCCGGCAGTTGAAAACGATAGAATAA
- a CDS encoding galactokinase, with protein MKPSQSIVSRAPGRVCLFGEHQDYLSLPVIAAAIDRHIRMTATPISEQILQIEMPDVGQQREIPLDSPFDTLEKRDYFGSAIRVLRRRGFSLPHGYRIVVTGNIPINAGASSSSAMVVALLRLLHELAFPGKILDRETLANLAFQTEVLEHNEPGGMMDQFTISLGNVVHINTENFTFSTLCESLNGLVLANSGIKKDTLKTLATLKAAVFESVEIISNLLPDFQLKTVTEHSLPKYLAMLPTHCHAAFRAAVLNHLITQQALEIFDKPKPDLAHLGRLMYNHHTILRDMLNISVPKIEQMIDTAMAAGAAGAKINGSGGGGTIVILAPGKQEAVTDALLALGVDAFPVNVSRGGEIVG; from the coding sequence ATGAAACCATCACAATCCATCGTTTCCCGTGCACCGGGACGGGTTTGCCTGTTCGGCGAACATCAGGACTACCTCAGCCTGCCGGTTATTGCTGCGGCAATCGACCGCCACATTCGCATGACAGCCACGCCCATCAGCGAACAAATATTGCAGATCGAGATGCCGGACGTCGGGCAGCAGCGGGAAATACCGCTCGATTCACCCTTTGATACGTTGGAAAAACGCGATTATTTTGGCTCTGCGATTCGCGTTTTACGCCGACGCGGGTTTTCGCTGCCGCACGGCTATCGCATCGTAGTTACCGGCAATATTCCCATCAACGCGGGGGCATCCAGCTCCAGCGCGATGGTCGTTGCGCTGCTGCGGTTGTTGCACGAGCTTGCGTTCCCCGGCAAAATACTGGATCGGGAAACGTTGGCAAATCTCGCATTCCAAACCGAAGTGCTGGAGCACAACGAGCCCGGCGGCATGATGGATCAGTTCACCATCAGCCTCGGGAATGTGGTGCACATCAACACAGAAAATTTCACGTTTAGCACCCTTTGCGAATCGCTGAACGGGCTTGTGCTGGCAAATTCCGGTATAAAAAAAGATACGCTAAAAACGCTGGCGACCCTCAAAGCCGCTGTTTTTGAATCTGTTGAAATCATCTCCAATTTACTGCCGGATTTTCAGCTAAAAACCGTTACAGAGCATAGCCTTCCAAAATATCTGGCAATGCTGCCAACCCATTGTCATGCCGCATTTCGGGCAGCCGTTTTGAACCACCTGATCACTCAGCAGGCGCTGGAAATTTTTGACAAGCCCAAACCGGATCTTGCACATCTCGGGCGATTGATGTATAATCATCACACCATTTTACGGGATATGTTAAACATATCAGTCCCGAAAATTGAACAAATGATAGACACTGCGATGGCTGCCGGAGCAGCGGGAGCCAAAATCAACGGATCGGGCGGCGGCGGAACCATTGTCATCCTCGCGCCCGGCAAACAGGAAGCCGTTACCGACGCGCTACTGGCGCTGGGTGTTGATGCATTCCCGGTGAATGTCAGTCGCGGTGGGGAGATTGTTGGGTGA